CGTTTCTTCAGTgtctatgccaattttcaccaaaaagcGTCACTTAGAAAAGAAAGTATtcgagttgtctcaataatttccgaacaaccctcgtataataaaatatggatgctattcattattttttttttctggatcaCCCATGTAAATGCAGAAGAAGCAGTATTAAATTAGGCAGTGAACATAATTTCTACTTGCGAGCATCCAAAACTGTTAATAAATCCTTTTATATATCATGAAAGTATGTTTTATCTCAACAGGATTCACATATATATACCTCTGTGGAAATTATCAGCATATAGATCATGTACCCTTACATCAAACCTTATcaataaatgaaatcaaaactgTTTTCAGGGAAAGAGACATCAGCGATTGGTGGTAGCAGCCATAGACTTTGGTACTTTTGGATCAGGATTTGCCTTATGTATTTATGCAGATTACAAAAGAGACCCTAATAAAATAAGTGTTCACACCTGGAATAGTGGAACCGCTATTACCAACAAAGCACCCACGACTGTGTTGATAAATCCCATTGGCAAGGACTGTCTGAGCTTTGGTTACGATGCAGAGCATGAGTTTGTGGACTTGGAACCTGCAGAGCAAAAGAAACATTATCTTTTCAGACAATTCAAAATGAAGCTGTTCAGTAATCCCGTAAgtgccttttaaaaaatcaatccaTTATAATGATTAGAAGTTTCACATAATCATAGGAACTTCATGGGTTGAATCCAGTGGAATGGATAGAAATCCcgtgggtttcaaagatgttgtACCTGGAATATATTCATGTTTGACATATTTCTACATAAATGATTAACGTGTAATTGATTACTGTTTATTTTCCAACAAGGATCTGTCAGAGTCAACAAAGTTAAAGGACATCACAGACAAAGAGCTACCTGCTGTTGACGTCTTTGCAGCTGTTATCCAATTCTTTAGAGAGAGTTTGCAAAAGAGATTAAATACCAGGAATTTGGAGGATTTTACCTATGATGATGTATACTGGGTCATCACTGTACCAGCTATTTGGGATCTGAAGGCAAAACAGTTCATGAGGAGGGCAGCTGAAAAAGTTAGTATTAAGATACTGCTATTCTAATTTACAAGAATGTAGTTGTAAATAGTTGGTATAAATATGGCATAATAtagatatattgacaatttgGTAAAATTTAATGGCCATAATTCAAAATCTTTGCTGAATTTTTTATCAGAGCTGAGCAGCATCACTTTTGATTGTGGCTTGATTTTCTTCCTGTGAAATtccatgtatttttaaaagctaatttTTCAATCCGATTCAATTCTGAATGTCATTGTATAAAAAACTTTGATTTCAGGCTGGACTCAAGGACTCTCAGCTTTCATTGGCCCTGGAGCCAGAAGCAGCATCTTTGTACTGTCGCAAAATTCCAGTGGAAATCAACACACAGAAAGATGGAGCCAAACAAATCGCATCTCTCCCAGAGGGTGCCAAGTACTTGGTGCTTGATCTCGGAGGTCTGTTCCATTATTGCATTTACAAACCTTATTGCCTTATTTAAGCAAAAGATATTTAAGAAAACACATGGTTAGGATATTTGGTCTTGCAACTGGCCAGTGATCTGCAATTCATGGtaaccttaatttttcataaaaatattgaaaatgcatgtcaTGACCAAATATCGTAAACTTTTGAAAATCTGATAGCTGTATTGATTGTATGTCAAAcataaatgtacttttatccgACTTCAAGTGTCTCATTCATTAATCCCAGCATTTCATGCCAAGTGTCAggtaagtataaatatttaaattatttttctaatgtGTCTTTATAGGGGGCACCATAGATATCACAGCCCATGAAGTGATGGCTGATGCAGGACTAAGAGAGCTTCACCAAGCTAGTGGAGGCTATTATGGAGGAACTTGTGTAAATGATGAAATCATGTCCTTCTTCAAACGACTGTTTGGTGCTCCAGTTTTAATGAGGCTCAAAGAAGAAAACCCAGGAGACTACCTCGATTTGATGAATGATATTGAGATGAAAAAGTGCACGTATAGTCCTAAAATGGACAAGAACAACATCACTTTAAGGCTTCCTGTCACTTTGTTGGATGCATATAAAGAGGAGACTGAATGCCAGATTGAGGAATGTTTACAAGACACAGCATTTGCAGATGATGTGCAAATAAAGCGAGACAAGATGATGATTTCTAAAAAACTTTTTggaagtttttttaaatcatcagtTGATAATGTGGTTAGAATAATTAAGGAGATTTTGGACACACCAAGTATGTCCGAGGTCACCACTTTTC
The nucleotide sequence above comes from Magallana gigas chromosome 2, xbMagGiga1.1, whole genome shotgun sequence. Encoded proteins:
- the LOC109619202 gene encoding heat shock 70 kDa protein 12A isoform X2; the encoded protein is MGNAESKKEEEASTAEGSKTKETKEESDSGRKKSADHKKERSHRKKERSGAGSKERPKTGETGESRHTQRDESDSTQRVKDKTEKFSATQARSSNPVKEWNKDVANVTELGKRHQRLVVAAIDFGTFGSGFALCIYADYKRDPNKISVHTWNSGTAITNKAPTTVLINPIGKDCLSFGYDAEHEFVDLEPAEQKKHYLFRQFKMKLFSNPDLSESTKLKDITDKELPAVDVFAAVIQFFRESLQKRLNTRNLEDFTYDDVYWVITVPAIWDLKAKQFMRRAAEKAGLKDSQLSLALEPEAASLYCRKIPVEINTQKDGAKQIASLPEGAKYLVLDLGGGTIDITAHEVMADAGLRELHQASGGYYGGTCVNDEIMSFFKRLFGAPVLMRLKEENPGDYLDLMNDIEMKKCTYSPKMDKNNITLRLPVTLLDAYKEETECQIEECLQDTAFADDVQIKRDKMMISKKLFGSFFKSSVDNVVRIIKEILDTPSMSEVTTFLAVGGYAESALIKETLQTTFPEKKIVIPTDPSLSVLKGAVIYGFEPEIIASRVCKYTYGIAKQGIWKEGDPESKKLPEKTRKGLHWCDGVFDKHVEVGQVVKLGEFQEAKEYFAVEGQVKALLDFYASTEKNPRFVDDPGCTCVGNLVLDLSGGKTKKKILVRIGVGGTELEVEAMDPTGHVFRSNCNFLP
- the LOC109619202 gene encoding heat shock 70 kDa protein 12A isoform X1, which gives rise to MGNAESKKEEEASTAEGSKTKETKEESDSGRKKSADHKKERSHRKKERSGAGSKERPKTGETGESRHTQRDESDSTQRVKDKTEKFSATQARSSNPVKQEWNKDVANVTELGKRHQRLVVAAIDFGTFGSGFALCIYADYKRDPNKISVHTWNSGTAITNKAPTTVLINPIGKDCLSFGYDAEHEFVDLEPAEQKKHYLFRQFKMKLFSNPDLSESTKLKDITDKELPAVDVFAAVIQFFRESLQKRLNTRNLEDFTYDDVYWVITVPAIWDLKAKQFMRRAAEKAGLKDSQLSLALEPEAASLYCRKIPVEINTQKDGAKQIASLPEGAKYLVLDLGGGTIDITAHEVMADAGLRELHQASGGYYGGTCVNDEIMSFFKRLFGAPVLMRLKEENPGDYLDLMNDIEMKKCTYSPKMDKNNITLRLPVTLLDAYKEETECQIEECLQDTAFADDVQIKRDKMMISKKLFGSFFKSSVDNVVRIIKEILDTPSMSEVTTFLAVGGYAESALIKETLQTTFPEKKIVIPTDPSLSVLKGAVIYGFEPEIIASRVCKYTYGIAKQGIWKEGDPESKKLPEKTRKGLHWCDGVFDKHVEVGQVVKLGEFQEAKEYFAVEGQVKALLDFYASTEKNPRFVDDPGCTCVGNLVLDLSGGKTKKKILVRIGVGGTELEVEAMDPTGHVFRSNCNFLP
- the LOC109619202 gene encoding heat shock 70 kDa protein 12A isoform X3 is translated as MGNAESKKEEEASTAEGSKTKETKEESDSGRKKSADHKKERSHRKKERSGAGSKERPKTGETGESRHTQRDESDSTQRVKQEWNKDVANVTELGKRHQRLVVAAIDFGTFGSGFALCIYADYKRDPNKISVHTWNSGTAITNKAPTTVLINPIGKDCLSFGYDAEHEFVDLEPAEQKKHYLFRQFKMKLFSNPDLSESTKLKDITDKELPAVDVFAAVIQFFRESLQKRLNTRNLEDFTYDDVYWVITVPAIWDLKAKQFMRRAAEKAGLKDSQLSLALEPEAASLYCRKIPVEINTQKDGAKQIASLPEGAKYLVLDLGGGTIDITAHEVMADAGLRELHQASGGYYGGTCVNDEIMSFFKRLFGAPVLMRLKEENPGDYLDLMNDIEMKKCTYSPKMDKNNITLRLPVTLLDAYKEETECQIEECLQDTAFADDVQIKRDKMMISKKLFGSFFKSSVDNVVRIIKEILDTPSMSEVTTFLAVGGYAESALIKETLQTTFPEKKIVIPTDPSLSVLKGAVIYGFEPEIIASRVCKYTYGIAKQGIWKEGDPESKKLPEKTRKGLHWCDGVFDKHVEVGQVVKLGEFQEAKEYFAVEGQVKALLDFYASTEKNPRFVDDPGCTCVGNLVLDLSGGKTKKKILVRIGVGGTELEVEAMDPTGHVFRSNCNFLP
- the LOC109619202 gene encoding heat shock 70 kDa protein 12A isoform X4 translates to MGNAESKKEEEASTAEGSKTKETKEESDSGRKKSADHKKERSHRKKERSGAGSKERPKTGETGESRHTQRDESDSTQRVKEWNKDVANVTELGKRHQRLVVAAIDFGTFGSGFALCIYADYKRDPNKISVHTWNSGTAITNKAPTTVLINPIGKDCLSFGYDAEHEFVDLEPAEQKKHYLFRQFKMKLFSNPDLSESTKLKDITDKELPAVDVFAAVIQFFRESLQKRLNTRNLEDFTYDDVYWVITVPAIWDLKAKQFMRRAAEKAGLKDSQLSLALEPEAASLYCRKIPVEINTQKDGAKQIASLPEGAKYLVLDLGGGTIDITAHEVMADAGLRELHQASGGYYGGTCVNDEIMSFFKRLFGAPVLMRLKEENPGDYLDLMNDIEMKKCTYSPKMDKNNITLRLPVTLLDAYKEETECQIEECLQDTAFADDVQIKRDKMMISKKLFGSFFKSSVDNVVRIIKEILDTPSMSEVTTFLAVGGYAESALIKETLQTTFPEKKIVIPTDPSLSVLKGAVIYGFEPEIIASRVCKYTYGIAKQGIWKEGDPESKKLPEKTRKGLHWCDGVFDKHVEVGQVVKLGEFQEAKEYFAVEGQVKALLDFYASTEKNPRFVDDPGCTCVGNLVLDLSGGKTKKKILVRIGVGGTELEVEAMDPTGHVFRSNCNFLP
- the LOC109619202 gene encoding heat shock 70 kDa protein 12A isoform X6 — protein: MQDKTEKFSATQARSSNPVKEWNKDVANVTELGKRHQRLVVAAIDFGTFGSGFALCIYADYKRDPNKISVHTWNSGTAITNKAPTTVLINPIGKDCLSFGYDAEHEFVDLEPAEQKKHYLFRQFKMKLFSNPDLSESTKLKDITDKELPAVDVFAAVIQFFRESLQKRLNTRNLEDFTYDDVYWVITVPAIWDLKAKQFMRRAAEKAGLKDSQLSLALEPEAASLYCRKIPVEINTQKDGAKQIASLPEGAKYLVLDLGGGTIDITAHEVMADAGLRELHQASGGYYGGTCVNDEIMSFFKRLFGAPVLMRLKEENPGDYLDLMNDIEMKKCTYSPKMDKNNITLRLPVTLLDAYKEETECQIEECLQDTAFADDVQIKRDKMMISKKLFGSFFKSSVDNVVRIIKEILDTPSMSEVTTFLAVGGYAESALIKETLQTTFPEKKIVIPTDPSLSVLKGAVIYGFEPEIIASRVCKYTYGIAKQGIWKEGDPESKKLPEKTRKGLHWCDGVFDKHVEVGQVVKLGEFQEAKEYFAVEGQVKALLDFYASTEKNPRFVDDPGCTCVGNLVLDLSGGKTKKKILVRIGVGGTELEVEAMDPTGHVFRSNCNFLP
- the LOC109619202 gene encoding heat shock 70 kDa protein 12A isoform X5, with the protein product MQDKTEKFSATQARSSNPVKQEWNKDVANVTELGKRHQRLVVAAIDFGTFGSGFALCIYADYKRDPNKISVHTWNSGTAITNKAPTTVLINPIGKDCLSFGYDAEHEFVDLEPAEQKKHYLFRQFKMKLFSNPDLSESTKLKDITDKELPAVDVFAAVIQFFRESLQKRLNTRNLEDFTYDDVYWVITVPAIWDLKAKQFMRRAAEKAGLKDSQLSLALEPEAASLYCRKIPVEINTQKDGAKQIASLPEGAKYLVLDLGGGTIDITAHEVMADAGLRELHQASGGYYGGTCVNDEIMSFFKRLFGAPVLMRLKEENPGDYLDLMNDIEMKKCTYSPKMDKNNITLRLPVTLLDAYKEETECQIEECLQDTAFADDVQIKRDKMMISKKLFGSFFKSSVDNVVRIIKEILDTPSMSEVTTFLAVGGYAESALIKETLQTTFPEKKIVIPTDPSLSVLKGAVIYGFEPEIIASRVCKYTYGIAKQGIWKEGDPESKKLPEKTRKGLHWCDGVFDKHVEVGQVVKLGEFQEAKEYFAVEGQVKALLDFYASTEKNPRFVDDPGCTCVGNLVLDLSGGKTKKKILVRIGVGGTELEVEAMDPTGHVFRSNCNFLP